One Mycolicibacterium parafortuitum DNA segment encodes these proteins:
- a CDS encoding cell division protein PerM — translation MSTRPVGTRQARDLLRVAFGPSIVALVVIAAVVLLQLVIANSDMTGALGAIASMWLGVHQVPVSIAGSALGVMPLLPVLLMIYGTARTTAAATVSSSWFVTRWVVASALGGPLLIAAICLAVIHDAASVLTELQTPDSLRAFGGVLVVHAIGAAAGVGSRVGRRLLAASPLPNWIPDALRAAAAGVIALMGLSGAVVAGSLIVHWSTMHDLYSITESMFGQFSLTVLSVLYLPNVMVGAAAVAVGSSAHIGLATFSSFTVFGGDIPALPVLAAVPTPPLGPVWVALMIIAAVSAVALGQQCARRPLPLLLALAKVAVAAAVAAAVMALLGSAGGGPLGNFGDVGVDQATFAPAVFLWFAGIGGLTTVMSGGVTPRVHRPKPVPADPIDDDRLEDPPEVEDESVTEAVPEIEDEPVTEVIAPEDPVPAPEDPAPIDVAPPPDELDPEEHFVVDGDETPPSGGGHGGPGYRDH, via the coding sequence GTGAGCACCCGGCCGGTCGGTACACGCCAGGCGCGTGACCTGCTTCGGGTCGCATTCGGTCCGTCGATCGTGGCGTTGGTCGTGATCGCGGCCGTCGTGCTGCTGCAGCTGGTGATCGCCAACAGCGACATGACCGGAGCGCTCGGCGCGATCGCCAGCATGTGGCTCGGTGTGCACCAGGTGCCGGTGTCGATCGCCGGCTCCGCCCTGGGTGTGATGCCGCTGTTGCCGGTGCTGCTGATGATCTACGGCACGGCCCGCACCACCGCGGCCGCGACGGTCAGCTCGTCGTGGTTCGTGACCAGGTGGGTGGTTGCCTCCGCACTGGGGGGTCCGCTGCTGATCGCCGCGATCTGCCTCGCCGTGATCCACGACGCCGCGTCGGTGCTCACCGAGTTGCAGACCCCCGACTCGCTGCGCGCCTTCGGCGGGGTGCTCGTGGTGCACGCGATCGGCGCGGCCGCCGGTGTCGGATCCCGCGTCGGGCGCCGGCTGCTGGCGGCCTCACCGCTGCCGAACTGGATCCCCGACGCGCTGCGGGCGGCGGCCGCGGGCGTCATCGCCCTGATGGGGCTCTCCGGTGCGGTGGTCGCCGGGTCGCTGATCGTGCACTGGTCGACGATGCACGATCTGTACTCCATCACCGAATCGATGTTCGGCCAGTTCAGCCTCACCGTGCTGTCGGTGCTCTACCTGCCCAATGTGATGGTCGGGGCGGCCGCGGTGGCGGTCGGCTCCAGCGCGCACATCGGGCTGGCCACGTTCAGCTCGTTCACCGTCTTCGGCGGCGACATCCCCGCGCTGCCGGTGCTGGCCGCCGTCCCGACGCCGCCGCTGGGGCCGGTGTGGGTCGCGCTGATGATCATCGCCGCGGTCTCGGCCGTGGCGCTGGGACAGCAGTGCGCGCGCCGGCCGCTGCCGTTGCTGCTCGCGCTGGCGAAGGTGGCGGTGGCGGCGGCGGTGGCGGCGGCGGTGATGGCGCTGCTCGGGTCCGCCGGCGGGGGACCGCTCGGCAACTTCGGCGACGTCGGCGTCGACCAGGCCACCTTCGCGCCCGCGGTGTTCCTGTGGTTCGCCGGTATCGGCGGTTTGACCACGGTGATGTCGGGCGGCGTCACGCCTCGGGTGCACAGACCCAAACCCGTGCCGGCCGACCCCATCGACGACGACCGTCTCGAGGACCCCCCCGAGGTCGAGGACGAATCCGTCACCGAGGCCGTCCCCGAGATCGAGGACGAACCCGTCACCGAGGTCATCGCCCCCGAGGATCCGGTCCCCGCCCCCGAGGATCCCGCACCTATCGACGTCGCACCGCCGCCCGATGAACTGGATCCGGAAGAGCATTTCGTGGTCGACGGCGACGAAACGCCGCCTTCGGGCGGTGGCCACGGCGGACCGGGATACCGCGACCACTAG
- the purN gene encoding phosphoribosylglycinamide formyltransferase, with protein sequence MQPEADGRDEQSTISVPPSAPARVVVLASGAGSLLSALLDAAVADFPARVVAVGTDRACAALDIAARASIPVFTVRLADHPDRAAWDAALTDATGSHRPDLVVSAGFMKILGTEFLSRFPGRVLNTHPALLPAFPGAHPVRDALDYGVRVTGATVHLVDAGTDTGPIVAQQAVPVLDGDDETTLHERIKVIERQLLVDVVAAVATRGVTWSGRKAILG encoded by the coding sequence GTGCAGCCCGAGGCCGATGGACGCGACGAGCAGTCCACCATCAGCGTGCCTCCCAGCGCTCCGGCGCGCGTCGTGGTGCTGGCATCTGGCGCCGGCTCGCTGCTGTCCGCACTGCTCGACGCCGCGGTCGCCGACTTCCCCGCCCGCGTCGTCGCGGTCGGCACGGACCGGGCGTGCGCCGCCCTCGACATCGCGGCGCGGGCCTCGATACCGGTGTTCACCGTCAGGCTCGCCGACCACCCCGACCGGGCCGCGTGGGACGCCGCGCTGACCGACGCCACCGGATCCCACCGGCCGGATCTGGTGGTCTCGGCCGGCTTCATGAAGATCCTTGGCACCGAATTTCTTTCACGGTTCCCGGGCCGCGTGCTCAACACCCACCCGGCGCTGCTGCCCGCGTTCCCCGGCGCCCACCCGGTGCGCGACGCCCTGGACTACGGAGTGCGCGTCACCGGCGCCACGGTGCACCTGGTCGACGCCGGCACCGACACCGGCCCCATCGTCGCGCAGCAGGCCGTGCCGGTGCTCGACGGCGACGACGAAACGACCCTGCATGAGCGGATCAAAGTGATCGAACGACAACTTCTCGTGGACGTGGTGGCCGCAGTGGCGACCCGCGGCGTGACGTGGTCAGGACGAAAGGCGATATTAGGATGA
- a CDS encoding acetyl-CoA acetyltransferase, whose amino-acid sequence MAVDPRTPVIVGVGQFTERIDDPGYRGMSAVDLATAAVTAALADTGADATAVAAAIDTVFGLRQFEISGPMPAALGKSNNYPRSVMRRVGGDPARVVLEPVGGQGPQKLVTEAGGLIVGGDADVVMIMGSEPGSTAKYFAYRDDKPDFTEHVDGQLEDRGHQIFNYIDEYTVAHGLTGAPVQYGLLDNARRARLGFGVAQYRHQMAELFAPMSKVAAKNPFSSSPVERSVEEVETVTDENRMICDPYPRLLVARDTVNQGAAAILMSVEAARRLGVPEHNWVYLHGHSDLVEQPLLARADLGASPAAVHAADEALRVAGIGVDDIATFDLYSCFPFPVFVICEALGLATDDPRGLTLTGGLPYFGGPGNSYSLHGIAETVSRMRDAPGEFGLVGANGGIMSKYSVGVYSTTPVDWRTSRSADLNAQIAELPAVPVVKTPNGAGTIETYSVRYDWPVRTGIIVGRLDADGSRFMATTENADLVALMSDGDPLGAKVTVTPTDNGNRAVLR is encoded by the coding sequence ATGGCAGTGGATCCACGAACCCCGGTGATCGTCGGCGTCGGGCAGTTCACCGAGCGCATCGACGACCCCGGATACCGCGGGATGTCGGCGGTCGACCTGGCCACCGCGGCCGTCACCGCCGCACTGGCCGACACCGGTGCCGACGCGACGGCGGTTGCCGCCGCGATCGACACGGTCTTCGGGCTCCGGCAGTTCGAGATCTCCGGCCCGATGCCCGCCGCCCTCGGCAAGTCGAACAACTATCCGCGCTCGGTGATGCGGCGAGTGGGTGGCGACCCGGCCAGGGTGGTGCTGGAACCCGTCGGGGGACAGGGGCCGCAGAAGCTCGTCACCGAGGCGGGCGGACTGATCGTCGGTGGCGACGCCGACGTCGTGATGATCATGGGATCCGAACCCGGTTCGACGGCCAAGTATTTCGCCTACCGCGACGACAAGCCCGACTTCACCGAGCACGTCGACGGTCAACTCGAAGACCGTGGCCACCAGATCTTCAACTACATCGACGAATACACCGTCGCTCACGGTCTCACCGGCGCCCCGGTGCAATACGGCCTGCTCGACAACGCCAGGCGCGCCCGCCTCGGCTTCGGCGTCGCGCAGTACCGCCATCAGATGGCCGAACTGTTCGCGCCGATGTCCAAAGTGGCTGCGAAGAACCCGTTCTCGTCGTCTCCGGTGGAGCGTTCGGTCGAAGAGGTCGAGACGGTCACCGACGAGAACCGGATGATCTGCGATCCCTATCCCCGGTTGCTGGTGGCCCGCGACACCGTCAACCAGGGTGCCGCCGCGATCCTGATGTCGGTCGAGGCGGCACGCAGACTCGGTGTACCGGAACACAATTGGGTCTACTTGCACGGCCACTCGGACCTGGTCGAGCAGCCGCTGCTGGCACGCGCCGACCTTGGCGCGAGCCCTGCCGCGGTGCACGCCGCCGACGAGGCGCTGCGTGTGGCCGGCATCGGCGTCGACGATATCGCCACCTTCGACCTGTACAGCTGCTTCCCGTTCCCGGTCTTCGTGATCTGCGAGGCGCTCGGGCTGGCCACCGACGATCCGCGGGGGCTGACACTGACCGGCGGCCTGCCGTACTTCGGTGGCCCCGGAAACAGCTACTCGCTGCACGGTATCGCCGAGACCGTGTCCCGGATGCGGGACGCACCAGGAGAATTCGGTCTCGTCGGCGCCAACGGCGGCATCATGAGCAAGTACTCTGTCGGCGTCTACTCGACCACCCCGGTCGACTGGCGCACCTCGCGCAGCGCCGATCTGAACGCGCAGATCGCCGAGCTTCCCGCGGTCCCGGTGGTCAAGACACCGAACGGTGCCGGAACCATCGAGACGTACTCGGTGCGCTACGACTGGCCGGTGCGCACCGGGATCATCGTCGGCAGGCTCGACGCCGACGGCTCCCGGTTCATGGCGACGACCGAGAACGCCGACCTGGTGGCGCTGATGAGCGACGGTGACCCGCTGGGCGCGAAAGTCACTGTCACGCCGACGGACAACGGGAACCGCGCCGTCCTTCGCTAG
- a CDS encoding LLM class F420-dependent oxidoreductase, with protein MNYGLVLFTSDRGITPAAAAKLADEHGFETFYVPEHTHIPIKRQAAHPTTGDETLPDDRYMRTLDPWVSLGTAAAVTSRVRLSTAVALPVEHDPITLAKSIATLDHLSGGRVSLGVGFGWNTDELADHKVPPGRRRTMLREYLEAMRALWTQEEAEYDGEFVNFGPSWAWPKPVQAHIPVLVGAAGTEKNFKWIARSADGWITTPRDFDIDAPVKLLQDTWAAAGRDGAPQIVALDFKPDPEKLARWRELGVTEVLFGLPDKPEAEVAGYVERLAGKLGALT; from the coding sequence ATGAACTATGGGCTGGTGCTGTTCACCTCCGACCGGGGCATCACGCCCGCGGCTGCCGCGAAGTTGGCCGACGAGCATGGATTCGAGACGTTCTACGTCCCCGAGCACACGCACATTCCGATCAAACGGCAGGCCGCCCACCCCACCACCGGGGACGAGACGCTGCCCGACGATCGCTATATGCGCACGCTGGACCCGTGGGTGTCCCTCGGGACGGCCGCGGCGGTCACGTCGCGGGTGCGGCTGTCCACCGCGGTGGCGCTGCCCGTCGAACACGACCCGATCACGCTGGCCAAGTCGATCGCGACGCTCGATCATCTCTCCGGCGGGCGGGTGTCCCTCGGCGTCGGCTTCGGCTGGAACACCGACGAGCTCGCCGACCACAAGGTCCCTCCGGGCCGCCGGCGCACGATGCTGCGCGAGTACCTCGAGGCCATGCGGGCGCTGTGGACGCAGGAAGAGGCCGAATACGACGGTGAGTTCGTCAACTTCGGGCCGTCCTGGGCGTGGCCGAAGCCGGTACAGGCACACATCCCGGTGCTGGTCGGCGCCGCGGGCACCGAGAAGAACTTCAAGTGGATCGCCCGCTCGGCCGACGGCTGGATCACCACGCCGCGGGACTTCGACATCGACGCGCCGGTCAAGCTGCTGCAGGACACCTGGGCCGCGGCCGGCCGCGACGGCGCCCCGCAGATCGTCGCACTGGATTTCAAGCCGGACCCCGAGAAACTCGCGCGCTGGCGCGAATTGGGGGTCACCGAGGTGTTGTTCGGCCTGCCCGACAAGCCCGAGGCAGAGGTCGCCGGCTATGTCGAGCGGCTGGCGGGCAAGCTCGGTGCGCTGACCTGA
- a CDS encoding DUF5336 domain-containing protein has protein sequence MTYPQGAPGGPGFPPAQQPTTQFSAPTQQFNTFGETEPAADGPAKLPAYLSAATAVLGLLVYLASFGPKLTLSDAPIDVSISPVRFDLAVAAAVLAALIAGIGLLPKQVVRPAPVAALSVLGFLIAISTLFEGFDGTTVGWGVYLVVAFTLLQAAAAVVVLLFDSGIITPPVPRPKYDQQQQYGQYPGYYGQPGQHGGQQLHAPQHQQAPQQQQRPGYPTPYGAYGGSGQTTGGFQAQQPSGPPTPPTGFPTYGQPPASNTPTTQTPTTHQGQSSSQSDQSSS, from the coding sequence ATGACGTACCCACAAGGCGCGCCCGGAGGACCTGGATTCCCACCGGCGCAGCAGCCGACAACCCAGTTCTCCGCGCCGACGCAACAGTTCAACACCTTCGGTGAGACCGAACCCGCCGCTGACGGCCCTGCCAAGCTGCCCGCCTACCTCAGCGCCGCGACCGCGGTGCTGGGCCTGCTGGTCTATTTGGCCAGCTTCGGTCCGAAGCTGACGCTCAGCGACGCGCCGATCGACGTGTCCATCTCACCCGTGCGGTTCGACCTCGCGGTCGCGGCCGCCGTGCTCGCCGCGCTGATCGCCGGAATCGGGCTGCTGCCCAAGCAGGTCGTGCGCCCCGCGCCGGTGGCCGCGCTGTCCGTGCTCGGTTTCCTGATCGCGATCTCGACGCTGTTCGAAGGATTCGACGGCACCACCGTCGGGTGGGGCGTCTACCTCGTCGTCGCGTTCACGCTGCTGCAGGCCGCCGCCGCCGTCGTGGTGCTGCTGTTCGACTCCGGGATCATCACCCCGCCGGTGCCGCGGCCCAAGTACGACCAACAGCAGCAGTACGGCCAGTACCCCGGCTACTACGGCCAGCCCGGCCAGCACGGCGGGCAGCAGTTGCACGCCCCCCAGCACCAGCAGGCGCCCCAGCAGCAGCAGCGCCCCGGCTACCCGACGCCGTACGGCGCGTACGGCGGCTCCGGTCAGACGACCGGTGGCTTCCAGGCGCAACAGCCGTCGGGCCCGCCGACCCCGCCCACCGGCTTCCCGACCTACGGCCAGCCGCCGGCGAGCAACACGCCGACCACCCAGACCCCGACGACTCACCAGGGCCAGTCATCCTCGCAGTCGGATCAGTCCTCGTCGTAG
- the sfnG gene encoding dimethylsulfone monooxygenase SfnG produces MTTERIAEHVKFAYWVPNVSGGLVTSDIEQRTDWNYEYNRTLAQTAENNGFEYALSQVRYEASYGAEYQHESTSFSLALLLATERLKVIAAVHPGLWQPAVLAKLGATADQLSGGRFAVNVVSGWFKDEFTHLGEPWLEHDERYRRSAEFLQVLRKIWTEDDVDFRGDFYRIHDFTLKPKPLNTPERPNPELFQGGNSTAARRNGGHHADWYFSNGKDFDGVTEQLVEVRDHARDAGREVKFGLNGFIIARDTEKEAREVLREIVAKANRPAVEGFRDAVQQAGNSTADKRGMWADSSFEDLVQYNDGFRSQLIGTPEQIAERIAAYRRRGVDLILGGFLHFQEEIEYFGARVLPLVREIEEAEQNSADAPVLASA; encoded by the coding sequence ATGACGACCGAACGCATCGCCGAGCACGTCAAGTTCGCGTACTGGGTCCCCAACGTCAGCGGCGGCCTGGTCACCAGCGACATCGAGCAGCGCACCGACTGGAACTACGAGTACAACCGCACGCTCGCCCAGACCGCGGAGAACAACGGGTTCGAATACGCGCTGTCCCAGGTGCGGTACGAGGCCAGCTACGGCGCGGAGTACCAGCACGAATCGACCAGCTTCAGCCTCGCACTGCTGCTGGCCACCGAACGGCTCAAAGTGATCGCGGCCGTACACCCGGGACTGTGGCAGCCCGCGGTGCTGGCCAAGCTCGGCGCCACCGCCGACCAGCTCTCCGGCGGGCGGTTCGCGGTCAACGTCGTGTCGGGTTGGTTCAAGGACGAGTTCACCCACCTCGGCGAGCCGTGGCTCGAACACGACGAGCGCTACCGGCGCAGCGCCGAGTTCCTCCAGGTGCTGCGCAAGATCTGGACCGAGGACGACGTGGATTTCCGCGGAGACTTCTACCGCATCCACGACTTCACGCTGAAGCCCAAACCGCTCAACACCCCCGAGCGGCCGAATCCCGAACTGTTCCAGGGCGGCAACTCCACCGCCGCGCGACGCAACGGTGGCCATCACGCCGACTGGTACTTCTCCAACGGTAAGGATTTCGACGGGGTCACCGAACAACTCGTCGAGGTCCGTGACCATGCCCGCGACGCCGGCCGCGAGGTCAAGTTCGGGCTGAACGGGTTCATCATCGCCCGCGACACCGAAAAGGAAGCCAGGGAAGTCCTGCGCGAGATCGTCGCGAAGGCCAACCGGCCCGCCGTCGAGGGTTTCCGCGATGCGGTCCAGCAGGCCGGGAACTCGACCGCGGACAAACGCGGAATGTGGGCCGATTCCAGCTTCGAGGATCTCGTCCAGTACAACGACGGCTTCCGGTCCCAGTTGATCGGCACACCGGAACAGATCGCGGAGCGGATCGCGGCGTACCGTCGCCGCGGCGTCGACCTGATCCTCGGCGGATTCCTGCACTTCCAGGAGGAGATCGAGTACTTCGGGGCCCGCGTGCTGCCGCTGGTGCGCGAGATCGAGGAGGCCGAGCAGAACTCCGCCGACGCCCCCGTGCTCGCCTCGGCCTGA
- the purH gene encoding bifunctional phosphoribosylaminoimidazolecarboxamide formyltransferase/IMP cyclohydrolase, whose product MSDNDFRRPIRRALISVYDKTGLVPLAEGLHAAGVDIVSTGSTAKTIAAAGIPVTPVEDVTGFPEVLDGRVKTLHPHVHAGLLADQRKPEHVSALEKLGVAAFELVVVNLYPFTQTVNSGAGVDECVEQIDIGGPSMVRAAAKNHPSVAVVVEPIGYDGVLAAVRSGGFTYAERKKLASLAFRHTAEYDVAVASWMETVLAPEESGADSAGADPQLPPWLGSTFRRTSVLRYGENPHQKAALYRDDSGWPGLAQAEQLHGKEMSYNNYTDADAAWRAAFDHEDICVAIIKHANPCGIAVSSVSVADAHRKAHECDPLSAFGGVIAANTEVTVEMAETVAGIFTEVIIAPAYEPGAVEVLARKKNIRVLVASEPQPGGTEFRQVSGGLLLQQRDALDAAGDDPNNWTLATGTPADPATLADLVFAWRTCRAVKSNAIVLAKDGATVGVGMGQVNRVDAARLAVERAGDRTRGAVGASDAFFPFPDGLQTLIDAGVKAVAHPGGSVRDDEVTAAAEAAGITLYLTGARHFAH is encoded by the coding sequence ATGAGCGACAACGACTTTCGGCGGCCGATCCGGCGCGCCCTGATCAGCGTCTACGACAAGACCGGCCTCGTGCCGCTGGCGGAGGGGCTGCACGCGGCGGGCGTCGACATCGTCTCGACCGGATCGACCGCGAAAACCATTGCCGCCGCCGGGATCCCGGTCACCCCGGTGGAGGACGTCACCGGATTCCCCGAAGTCCTCGACGGCCGGGTCAAGACGCTGCACCCGCACGTGCACGCCGGTCTGCTGGCCGACCAGCGCAAGCCCGAGCACGTGTCGGCGCTGGAGAAACTCGGTGTCGCGGCGTTCGAGCTGGTCGTGGTCAACCTGTATCCGTTCACCCAGACCGTGAATTCCGGCGCGGGCGTCGACGAGTGCGTGGAGCAGATCGACATCGGCGGACCGTCCATGGTGCGCGCGGCGGCGAAGAACCACCCGAGCGTCGCGGTCGTCGTCGAACCGATCGGCTACGACGGTGTGCTCGCCGCGGTTCGCTCCGGCGGGTTCACCTACGCCGAGCGCAAGAAGCTGGCGTCGTTGGCGTTCCGGCACACCGCCGAATACGACGTGGCGGTCGCATCCTGGATGGAGACGGTGCTCGCGCCGGAGGAGAGCGGCGCCGACTCGGCGGGCGCCGACCCGCAGCTGCCGCCGTGGCTGGGGTCGACGTTCCGGCGTACCTCGGTGCTGCGCTACGGCGAGAACCCGCACCAGAAGGCCGCGCTGTACCGCGACGACAGCGGCTGGCCGGGCCTCGCGCAGGCCGAACAGCTGCACGGCAAGGAGATGTCCTACAACAACTACACCGACGCCGACGCGGCGTGGCGCGCCGCGTTCGACCATGAGGACATCTGCGTCGCGATCATCAAGCACGCCAACCCGTGTGGCATCGCGGTGTCGTCGGTGTCGGTGGCCGACGCCCATCGCAAGGCCCACGAGTGCGATCCGCTGTCGGCGTTCGGCGGCGTGATCGCCGCCAACACCGAGGTCACCGTCGAGATGGCCGAGACCGTCGCCGGCATCTTCACCGAGGTGATCATCGCGCCGGCCTACGAACCCGGCGCGGTCGAGGTGCTGGCGCGCAAGAAGAACATCCGGGTGCTCGTCGCGTCCGAACCGCAGCCCGGCGGGACCGAGTTCCGTCAGGTCAGCGGCGGTCTGCTGCTGCAGCAGCGCGACGCGCTCGATGCGGCCGGCGACGACCCGAACAACTGGACGCTGGCCACCGGCACCCCTGCCGACCCGGCCACTCTGGCCGACCTGGTGTTCGCGTGGCGCACCTGCCGTGCGGTGAAGTCGAACGCGATCGTGCTCGCCAAGGACGGTGCCACCGTCGGAGTCGGCATGGGTCAGGTCAACCGCGTCGACGCGGCACGGCTGGCGGTCGAGCGCGCCGGGGACCGCACCCGCGGCGCGGTCGGCGCCTCGGATGCGTTCTTCCCGTTCCCGGACGGCCTGCAGACCCTCATCGATGCCGGCGTCAAAGCCGTCGCCCATCCGGGCGGCTCGGTCCGTGACGACGAGGTGACGGCGGCAGCCGAGGCCGCCGGGATCACGCTGTACCTCACCGGCGCACGACATTTCGCGCACTGA
- a CDS encoding ATP-binding protein, whose product MSLVVGGVVPTEDVVGRVRESNEVLASLPHSGAVLVGDRRHGKTSLARLVQRMAADSGAVVVSVSAERESYAEFVSALLAELGRLDPAWAQELAKIRLTLTAGPVQLHRDSRAAATLDDLLHRAIRRADGRILALFIDEVSVLARNLERADPGSGDTFLHLLRRVRQENPGRVATVLSGSIGFHHVSADAPSTVNDIPKIAVGPIRSDHATYLAQCLLLGSGTPATDQYAVAAAIAAAAENVPYYIQHLVAAARKSWHDTGVAPYPELVDLLVLDAIGNPYDPWDLRHYRDRLPHYYGDDAPAIAGLLDIYAHAGGPLDVDTVLMRLRSEGSPITDRAQLVSIIERLTLDHYLNRAGDADRFSSPLLQRAWKAMRR is encoded by the coding sequence ATGTCGCTCGTGGTCGGGGGCGTCGTGCCGACCGAGGACGTCGTCGGGCGGGTCCGCGAGTCCAACGAGGTGCTCGCCTCGCTGCCCCACTCGGGTGCGGTGCTCGTCGGGGACCGCCGACACGGCAAGACCTCCCTGGCACGGCTGGTCCAGCGGATGGCCGCCGATTCGGGCGCCGTCGTCGTCTCGGTCAGCGCCGAACGCGAAAGCTACGCCGAGTTCGTGTCCGCGCTGCTCGCCGAACTCGGCCGGCTCGACCCGGCGTGGGCGCAGGAACTGGCCAAGATCCGGCTCACCCTGACCGCGGGCCCGGTGCAGCTTCATCGCGACAGCCGGGCCGCGGCCACTCTGGACGATCTGCTGCACCGCGCCATCCGGCGGGCCGACGGACGCATCCTGGCGCTGTTCATCGACGAGGTCAGCGTGCTGGCCCGCAACCTGGAACGCGCCGATCCTGGCTCCGGAGACACGTTCCTGCATCTGCTGCGCCGCGTCCGGCAGGAGAACCCCGGCCGGGTCGCGACGGTGCTGTCCGGGTCGATCGGCTTTCACCACGTGTCGGCGGACGCGCCGAGCACCGTCAACGACATCCCGAAGATCGCGGTCGGGCCGATCCGCTCCGACCACGCGACCTATCTCGCCCAGTGCCTGCTGCTGGGCAGCGGCACCCCCGCCACCGATCAGTACGCGGTGGCCGCCGCGATCGCCGCGGCGGCCGAGAACGTGCCGTACTACATCCAGCATCTGGTCGCCGCGGCACGCAAGTCCTGGCACGACACCGGGGTGGCACCGTATCCCGAGCTGGTCGACCTGCTGGTCCTCGACGCGATCGGTAACCCGTACGACCCGTGGGATCTGCGGCACTACCGGGACCGGCTACCGCACTACTACGGCGACGACGCCCCGGCGATCGCCGGGTTGCTCGACATCTACGCACACGCCGGCGGGCCACTGGACGTCGACACCGTGTTGATGCGGCTGCGCAGCGAGGGAAGTCCGATCACCGACCGCGCTCAGCTGGTGTCCATCATCGAGCGGCTCACGCTCGACCACTACCTGAACCGGGCCGGGGATGCCGACCGGTTCTCGTCCCCGCTGTTGCAGCGTGCATGGAAAGCCATGCGCCGGTGA
- a CDS encoding MarR family transcriptional regulator, whose translation MESHAPVSRPLLFTPAAASADELDELTVGRTDLLETLTDRIVSSARDGSRPHTLLVAPRGAGKTHTLRVAVHRALSDPATANAVLPVPIAEDSLAIGSYVDLLAEAARAIGPALADEVAPMRGIRDTVGMEAAILAAAAGRMVLLAIENLDRVFESIGEKGQGSLRAWVETSTAVLVFGTAPALFPGVASRQYPWYGSFIVESVPALTPGDAADLVQRMALRRGDTELASLVASADGRDCVTRIHDIIGGTPRLWHLLAETADADALAAVSPAVDALLDRLAPHYQQLLWGLPSGEQRLVVELARGTGPRSVSDLAAAVGVSNQSASAALGRLAAGRWVHSSKADGDRRTSWYDLTDPLLRRYLQFRDR comes from the coding sequence ATGGAAAGCCATGCGCCGGTGAGCCGTCCGCTGTTGTTCACCCCCGCTGCGGCGAGCGCGGACGAGCTCGACGAGCTGACGGTCGGGCGCACCGATCTGCTCGAGACGCTGACCGACCGCATCGTCTCGTCCGCGCGCGACGGCTCCCGCCCGCATACCCTGCTGGTGGCCCCGCGTGGCGCCGGCAAGACCCACACGCTGCGCGTCGCGGTGCACCGGGCGCTGTCCGACCCGGCAACGGCGAACGCCGTTCTGCCCGTGCCGATCGCCGAGGACTCACTGGCCATCGGCTCGTATGTCGATCTGCTGGCCGAGGCGGCCCGTGCGATCGGGCCGGCCCTCGCCGACGAGGTCGCGCCGATGCGCGGTATCCGCGACACCGTCGGGATGGAGGCCGCGATCCTGGCGGCGGCGGCCGGACGCATGGTGCTGCTGGCGATCGAGAACCTGGACCGGGTGTTCGAGTCCATCGGCGAGAAGGGGCAGGGCAGCCTGCGCGCGTGGGTCGAAACATCGACCGCGGTCTTGGTTTTCGGGACCGCTCCGGCACTGTTCCCCGGGGTGGCGTCGCGTCAGTACCCGTGGTACGGGTCGTTCATCGTCGAGTCGGTACCCGCGTTGACGCCCGGGGACGCCGCCGATCTGGTGCAGCGGATGGCGCTTCGGCGCGGCGACACCGAGCTCGCGTCGCTCGTCGCCTCGGCGGACGGGCGAGACTGCGTCACAAGGATTCACGACATCATCGGCGGCACACCGCGACTGTGGCATCTGCTGGCCGAGACCGCCGACGCGGACGCGCTGGCGGCGGTGTCGCCGGCCGTCGACGCGCTGCTCGACCGGCTCGCACCGCACTATCAGCAGCTGCTGTGGGGGCTGCCCTCCGGCGAGCAACGCCTGGTCGTCGAACTAGCCCGCGGCACCGGGCCGCGTTCGGTGTCCGATCTTGCTGCCGCCGTGGGGGTTTCGAACCAGTCGGCATCGGCGGCGCTGGGCAGGCTGGCGGCCGGGCGGTGGGTGCACTCGTCGAAGGCCGACGGGGACCGCCGTACGTCGTGGTATGACCTCACCGACCCGCTGCTGCGGCGCTATCTG